The Triticum aestivum cultivar Chinese Spring chromosome 3A, IWGSC CS RefSeq v2.1, whole genome shotgun sequence genome includes a region encoding these proteins:
- the LOC123061408 gene encoding uncharacterized protein isoform X1, with translation MAYYSDHHGYASNTTNSTESIQELISKISHRLDDLAWQREVVFEDRPSSYDPYSRGHPYVAPTCHICGFQGHSPPECQCGYSCPLDCFGMSFAQEHSSYQNNYSHGWPENPNMSYRSNNPEISSFPSSYPMQGFRNEEESNNYAPQQFYSAPIHIPQHQEMLPMELNGPPFGQPTPSTQVPTQDDFADIDKLTLLSLEFTWSAEDDPIRLVILDEMKKIKSGNELVEEVRKIEKNINAGSTISSQLELSISGISLDTCEVPTPSHSAEQYSESPEEEILQIQEEILKAKAQDDPELEYPNEQVEDPMSTTSEEVKEAVVDEDEEPEIHLPIVIQESDVSGSFNPLNDMSHYVLFDSTLLYMMPSLKVDLRKCLLGYDDTYTVDGIAHTNDDHTYFPHAKPMLNDKYHLNASIELVDSYHTRHVLYSYVYIIGYSIGDLEGIDPITRSCCLCESYFRFLLVHESIYVDQVRGDIPWDPGGVRAWR, from the coding sequence ATGGCCTACTATTCAGATCACCATGGATATGCGAGCAACACTACAAATAGCACGGAAAGTATTCAAGAACTGATAAGTAAGATTTCCCATCGATTAGATGATTTAGCTTGGCAGCGAGAAGTAGTTTTTGAGGATAGGCCTAGCTCTTATGATCCTTATTCTAGAGGCCATCCTTATGTTGCTCCTACCTGCCATATTTGTGGATTTCAGGGCCATTCGCCCCCTGAATGTCAGTGTGGTTACTCTTGCCCTCTAGATTGTTTTGGCATGAGCTTTGCTCAAGAGCATagctcataccaaaacaattacTCACATGGGTGGCCTGAAAACCCGAATATGTCATATAGGAGCAACAACCCTGAGATCTCATCATTTCCCTCTAGTTATCCAATGCAAGGATTTAGGAATGAAGAGGAGAGCAACAATTATGCTCCACAACAATTTTATTCTGCTCCTATTCATATACCTCAGCACCAGGAGATGTTGCCAATGGAGTTAAATGGTCCTCCATTTGGTCAACCAACACCTTCTACACAAGTGCCCACACAAGATGACTTTGCTGATATAGACAAGCTCACATTGCTTAGTCTCGAGTTCACTTGGAGTGCTGAAGATGATCCAATTAGGCTGGTGATACTAGAtgaaatgaagaagatcaagagtgGGAATGAGCTAGTGGAAGAAGTAAGGAAGATTGAGAAGAACATCAATGCTGGCAGCACTATTTCTTCGCAGCTAGAGCTGAGTATTTCTGGGATATCCCTTGATACATGTGAGGTCCCAACACCTTCACATTCAGCTGAGCAATATAGCGAGAGTCCAGAGGAAGAGATACTTCAGATCCAAGAAGAAATTCTCAAAGCCAAGGCACAAGATGATCCAGAGCTCGAATACCCAAATGAACAAGTTGAAGATCCAATGTCTACTACTTCCGAAGAAGTAAAAGAAGCTGttgtagatgaagatgaagaacctgagATTCATTTGCCTATTGTCATACAAGAGAGTGATGTGTCAGGTTCATTCAATCCTCTTAATGACATGTCCCATTATGTTTTGTTTGATTCTACCTTGCTTTACATGATGCCATCACTTAAGGTAGATTTGAGGAAGTGTTTGCTTGGATATGATGATACTTATACCGTTGATGGCATTGCTCATACTAATGATGATCACACttattttcctcatgccaaacctATGCTTAATGATAAATATCATCTGAATGCTAGTATTGAGCTTGTTGATTCCTATCATACTCGTCATGTTCTATATTCCTATGTTTATATAATTGGATACTCGATTGGCGACTTAGAGGGCATCGACCCTATCACTCGTAGTTGTTGTTTGTGTGAGTCCTATTTCAGGTTTTTGCTTGTGCACGAATCAATATATGTTGACCAGGTTCGAGGTGACATCCCTTGGGATCCCGGTGGAGTCAGAGCATGGCGATGA
- the LOC123061408 gene encoding uncharacterized protein isoform X2 produces the protein MLPMELNGPPFGQPTPSTQVPTQDDFADIDKLTLLSLEFTWSAEDDPIRLVILDEMKKIKSGNELVEEVRKIEKNINAGSTISSQLELSISGISLDTCEVPTPSHSAEQYSESPEEEILQIQEEILKAKAQDDPELEYPNEQVEDPMSTTSEEVKEAVVDEDEEPEIHLPIVIQESDVSGSFNPLNDMSHYVLFDSTLLYMMPSLKVDLRKCLLGYDDTYTVDGIAHTNDDHTYFPHAKPMLNDKYHLNASIELVDSYHTRHVLYSYVYIIGYSIGDLEGIDPITRSCCLCESYFRFLLVHESIYVDQVRGDIPWDPGGVRAWR, from the coding sequence ATGTTGCCAATGGAGTTAAATGGTCCTCCATTTGGTCAACCAACACCTTCTACACAAGTGCCCACACAAGATGACTTTGCTGATATAGACAAGCTCACATTGCTTAGTCTCGAGTTCACTTGGAGTGCTGAAGATGATCCAATTAGGCTGGTGATACTAGAtgaaatgaagaagatcaagagtgGGAATGAGCTAGTGGAAGAAGTAAGGAAGATTGAGAAGAACATCAATGCTGGCAGCACTATTTCTTCGCAGCTAGAGCTGAGTATTTCTGGGATATCCCTTGATACATGTGAGGTCCCAACACCTTCACATTCAGCTGAGCAATATAGCGAGAGTCCAGAGGAAGAGATACTTCAGATCCAAGAAGAAATTCTCAAAGCCAAGGCACAAGATGATCCAGAGCTCGAATACCCAAATGAACAAGTTGAAGATCCAATGTCTACTACTTCCGAAGAAGTAAAAGAAGCTGttgtagatgaagatgaagaacctgagATTCATTTGCCTATTGTCATACAAGAGAGTGATGTGTCAGGTTCATTCAATCCTCTTAATGACATGTCCCATTATGTTTTGTTTGATTCTACCTTGCTTTACATGATGCCATCACTTAAGGTAGATTTGAGGAAGTGTTTGCTTGGATATGATGATACTTATACCGTTGATGGCATTGCTCATACTAATGATGATCACACttattttcctcatgccaaacctATGCTTAATGATAAATATCATCTGAATGCTAGTATTGAGCTTGTTGATTCCTATCATACTCGTCATGTTCTATATTCCTATGTTTATATAATTGGATACTCGATTGGCGACTTAGAGGGCATCGACCCTATCACTCGTAGTTGTTGTTTGTGTGAGTCCTATTTCAGGTTTTTGCTTGTGCACGAATCAATATATGTTGACCAGGTTCGAGGTGACATCCCTTGGGATCCCGGTGGAGTCAGAGCATGGCGATGA